A region of Rhodospirillales bacterium DNA encodes the following proteins:
- a CDS encoding HigA family addiction module antidote protein: MTSRRKPVHPGRILLQEILEPAKVSRRRLARATGLSRTRVGEIVRGRRRVTAEVALRLEEALGVSARTWMNLQTLHDLERASLAEGTRIARSTQRLDMGEAT, from the coding sequence ATGACGTCGCGTCGCAAACCCGTCCATCCCGGACGCATCCTGCTTCAGGAAATATTGGAGCCGGCCAAGGTCAGCCGCCGGCGGCTCGCGCGCGCGACCGGTCTATCGCGCACGCGCGTCGGCGAGATCGTGCGCGGTCGTCGTCGCGTCACGGCCGAGGTGGCGCTGCGGCTGGAGGAGGCGCTCGGCGTCAGCGCCCGGACCTGGATGAACCTCCAGACGCTTCACGACCTCGAGCGGGCGTCGCTGGCCGAGGGGACGCGCATCGCGCGCTCGACGCAACGCCTCGACATGGGAGAGGCCACGTGA
- a CDS encoding fumarylacetoacetate hydrolase family protein, translating to MRLCTIQRDGKAVVGVKMGGKIIDLSKQMPRGPKSVVEILAGGKAVQDAVKKACAKPKAGATVSEKSAKYLPPIPNPGKILCIGLNYRKHAEETNNPIPAYPIVFCRFNNTLAAHNAPMLSTTHSEQYDWEAELAVIIGKRTRNISKERALSAVAGYSVFNDGSVRDWQRKSGGQFTLGKNFDGSGGFGPDIVTSDELPKGGAPLRIMCRLNGEIMQDSNTEDMIFDTVTLVSELSKVMTLEPGDVIITGTPSGVGAGRKPQVWMKPGDVCEIEIERIGTLRNPIKQGK from the coding sequence ATGCGTCTGTGCACGATTCAGCGCGACGGCAAGGCCGTCGTCGGCGTCAAGATGGGCGGCAAGATCATCGACCTGAGCAAGCAGATGCCGCGCGGTCCGAAGTCGGTGGTCGAGATCCTGGCCGGCGGCAAGGCGGTCCAGGACGCGGTCAAGAAGGCCTGCGCCAAACCGAAGGCGGGCGCGACCGTGTCGGAGAAATCGGCCAAGTACCTGCCGCCGATCCCGAACCCCGGCAAGATCCTCTGCATCGGCCTCAACTACCGCAAGCACGCCGAGGAGACCAACAACCCGATCCCGGCCTATCCGATCGTGTTCTGCCGCTTCAACAACACGCTGGCGGCGCACAACGCGCCGATGCTGTCGACGACGCATTCCGAGCAGTACGACTGGGAGGCCGAGCTGGCCGTCATCATCGGCAAGCGCACCCGCAACATCTCGAAGGAGAGGGCGCTGTCGGCGGTCGCCGGCTACTCGGTGTTCAACGACGGCTCGGTGCGCGACTGGCAGCGTAAATCCGGCGGCCAGTTCACGCTGGGCAAGAACTTCGACGGCTCCGGCGGCTTCGGCCCCGACATCGTCACCTCGGACGAGCTGCCCAAGGGCGGCGCGCCGCTGCGCATCATGTGCCGGCTCAACGGCGAGATCATGCAGGACAGCAACACCGAGGACATGATCTTCGACACCGTCACGCTGGTCTCGGAGCTGTCCAAGGTCATGACGCTCGAGCCGGGCGACGTGATCATCACCGGCACGCCCTCGGGCGTCGGCGCCGGCCGCAAGCCGCAGGTCTGGATGAAGCCCGGCGACGTCTGCGAGATCGAGATCGAGCGCATCGGCACGCTGCGCAACCCGATCAAGCAGGGCAAGTAG
- a CDS encoding FAD-binding protein — MVTSILRPRDAEELRRVVEWAVNDGARLAIEGRGSKRAYGPPRDAAHTLSLSELAGVVEYQPEELVITARAGTPIREIEALLAQRRQMLAFEPSDLGAVLGGAAGEGTLAGALMCNLAGPRRISHGAARDHFLGFSGVNGRAERFKSGGKVMKNVTGYDLSKLMAGSRGTLAALDEISVKTLPAPEKTRTLLLAGLDDAAGVRALCAAMGSPHEVSGAAHLPVAVAARATVDLVAGLGGAVTAIRVEGVGPSVEARLAGLRTQFAGAAPRVEELHTLRSLAFWTAVRDARPVADDTARPLWRLSCPPTDGPAVVAAIRAARPDAEAMYDWSGGLVWLSLAPATDAAVDDAAAPVVRGALSAGGGHATLVRAPEAVRARVAVFHPQPAPLAALAARVRGSFDPKGVFAGA, encoded by the coding sequence ATCGTGACTTCGATCCTCAGGCCGCGCGACGCGGAGGAATTGCGGCGGGTCGTCGAGTGGGCGGTGAACGACGGCGCGCGGCTGGCGATCGAGGGCCGCGGCAGCAAGCGCGCCTACGGACCGCCGCGCGACGCGGCGCACACCCTCTCGCTGTCGGAGCTCGCCGGCGTGGTCGAGTACCAGCCGGAGGAGCTCGTCATCACCGCCCGGGCCGGCACGCCGATCCGCGAGATCGAGGCGTTGCTGGCGCAGCGCCGCCAGATGCTGGCGTTCGAGCCGTCCGACCTCGGCGCCGTCCTCGGCGGCGCGGCGGGCGAGGGCACGCTGGCGGGCGCGCTGATGTGCAACCTCGCCGGCCCGCGGCGCATCAGCCACGGCGCCGCGCGCGACCATTTCCTCGGCTTCTCCGGCGTCAACGGCCGGGCCGAGCGCTTCAAGTCCGGCGGCAAGGTGATGAAGAACGTCACCGGCTACGACCTCTCGAAGCTGATGGCCGGCTCGCGCGGCACCTTGGCGGCGCTCGACGAGATCAGCGTCAAGACGCTGCCGGCGCCGGAGAAGACCCGCACCCTGCTGCTGGCCGGGCTCGACGACGCGGCCGGCGTGCGCGCGCTGTGCGCCGCCATGGGCAGCCCTCACGAGGTCTCCGGCGCGGCGCACCTGCCCGTCGCGGTCGCCGCGCGCGCCACCGTCGATCTGGTCGCGGGGCTGGGCGGCGCCGTGACCGCGATCCGCGTCGAGGGCGTCGGTCCCTCGGTCGAGGCGCGGCTGGCGGGCTTGCGCACGCAATTCGCCGGCGCCGCGCCGCGCGTCGAGGAGCTGCACACGCTGCGTTCGCTGGCGTTCTGGACGGCCGTGCGCGACGCGCGGCCGGTCGCGGACGACACGGCGCGTCCGCTCTGGCGCCTCTCCTGCCCGCCGACCGACGGTCCCGCCGTCGTCGCCGCGATCCGCGCCGCGCGTCCCGACGCCGAGGCGATGTACGACTGGTCCGGCGGCCTGGTCTGGCTGTCGCTCGCCCCCGCCACCGACGCCGCGGTCGACGACGCCGCCGCGCCTGTCGTGCGCGGCGCGCTGTCCGCGGGCGGCGGCCACGCCACGCTGGTGCGCGCGCCCGAAGCGGTGCGCGCCCGCGTCGCGGTGTTCCACCCGCAACCCGCGCCGCTCGCCGCGCTCGCCGCCCGCGTCCGCGGGAGCTTCGATCCCAAGGGCGTGTTCGCGGGCGCGTGA
- a CDS encoding TetR/AcrR family transcriptional regulator, which produces MSNATEPAENAPGASRRERKKVENRARLLAAARTVFAEMGYGAASVRDIVRRTDLATGTFYNYFEDKDAIFAAVVGELTDELLRRHRAGRAAAASAEAFLRRHFEVYFQFIAGDPELLALARRNVTAIRTLLDKPDVRTLARALYDDIKDATARGALPAVDSGLLAAALSGIAFEVSVLMISRDPVDAAAAADFATRLALGGLESMGAR; this is translated from the coding sequence ATGTCGAACGCCACGGAACCGGCGGAGAACGCCCCGGGCGCCTCGCGCCGGGAGCGCAAGAAGGTGGAGAACCGCGCCCGGCTGCTGGCGGCGGCGCGCACGGTGTTCGCCGAGATGGGCTACGGCGCCGCCAGCGTGCGCGACATCGTGCGCCGCACCGACCTCGCCACGGGCACGTTCTACAACTACTTCGAGGACAAGGACGCGATCTTCGCCGCCGTGGTCGGCGAGCTGACCGACGAGCTGCTGCGCCGCCACCGCGCCGGCCGCGCCGCCGCGGCGTCGGCCGAGGCGTTCCTGCGCCGGCATTTCGAGGTCTATTTCCAGTTCATCGCCGGCGATCCCGAGCTGCTGGCGCTGGCGCGGCGCAACGTGACCGCGATCCGCACCCTGCTCGACAAGCCCGACGTGCGCACGCTTGCGCGCGCGCTCTACGACGACATCAAGGACGCCACCGCGCGCGGCGCGCTGCCGGCGGTCGATTCCGGGCTGCTGGCGGCGGCGCTGTCGGGCATCGCCTTCGAGGTGTCGGTGCTGATGATCTCGCGCGATCCGGTCGACGCCGCCGCGGCCGCCGACTTCGCGACACGACTCGCGCTGGGCGGCTTGGAGTCGATGGGCGCGAGGTAG